The following are encoded in a window of Methylocystis rosea genomic DNA:
- a CDS encoding cupin domain-containing protein, with product MRNPLLLSLIFAALVSTAASETSIIGNKDGKDIVTVRVGEASQSKQSLPIFPGISTKTAGAKGLSLLKVVIPPGGKAQAHTHKGHESAIYLLQGRVETRYGENLEKSVVNVAGDFIFIPPDVPHQPVNLSDSEAAIAIVARNDGDEQEHVILHPTKK from the coding sequence ATGCGCAACCCATTGCTTCTTTCCTTGATCTTTGCAGCCCTTGTGTCGACGGCGGCGTCAGAGACGTCGATCATAGGCAACAAGGATGGGAAGGATATCGTGACGGTGCGTGTCGGCGAAGCGTCACAATCGAAGCAGTCGCTCCCGATCTTCCCTGGAATTTCTACAAAGACCGCCGGCGCAAAGGGACTGTCGTTGCTAAAGGTCGTCATTCCTCCCGGCGGCAAGGCGCAAGCTCACACCCATAAGGGCCATGAGTCCGCAATTTATCTCCTGCAGGGCCGTGTCGAGACGCGGTACGGAGAAAACCTGGAAAAGAGCGTCGTGAACGTCGCGGGCGATTTTATCTTCATTCCTCCTGACGTGCCGCACCAGCCCGTAAACTTGAGCGACAGCGAAGCAGCGATCGCCATCGTCGCCCGCAATGACGGCGACGAACAGGAGCATGTCATTCTCCATCCGACAAAAAAATAG
- a CDS encoding response regulator transcription factor, producing the protein MPRFAAFRDDSALDPGLSAQSAFVPASANPPRNARILIVSDMRLFSEALGLRLGQHQGMCVVGVVECDAALAVAADLEPDIALLDVGELEGLAIAQGLAAQHPDLQIVAIGAPASASPALAAACPSIVGVIPREGSIEDVVELLERLTAAPAIHPVEERRPIGKEALSSGADAKDALTAREREILELIERGLSNKEIARRLRIELGTVKNHVHNVLQKLQVRGRGEAAHSMRKRSPAHDGEALHTPINRAPLALATK; encoded by the coding sequence ATGCCTCGGTTTGCGGCCTTCCGAGACGATTCCGCCCTGGACCCCGGTCTGTCAGCGCAGAGCGCGTTTGTTCCTGCATCGGCAAATCCGCCGCGAAACGCGCGCATCTTGATCGTCAGCGACATGCGCCTGTTCAGCGAGGCGCTTGGCTTGCGTCTCGGGCAGCATCAGGGAATGTGCGTTGTCGGCGTCGTCGAGTGTGACGCCGCGCTGGCGGTGGCGGCTGATTTGGAGCCCGATATTGCTCTGCTCGACGTCGGCGAGTTGGAAGGCCTTGCGATCGCGCAAGGTCTCGCCGCGCAGCATCCCGATTTGCAAATCGTCGCCATCGGCGCGCCGGCATCGGCTAGCCCAGCATTGGCGGCCGCCTGTCCCTCGATCGTCGGCGTCATCCCTCGCGAAGGGTCGATTGAAGACGTTGTCGAACTGCTCGAGCGATTGACGGCGGCGCCCGCGATTCATCCCGTCGAGGAGCGTCGGCCTATCGGCAAGGAGGCGCTCTCGTCCGGCGCGGACGCAAAGGACGCGCTTACCGCGCGCGAGCGGGAAATACTTGAACTGATCGAGCGCGGGCTGTCGAATAAGGAGATCGCCCGTCGGTTACGCATTGAACTCGGCACGGTGAAGAATCACGTGCACAATGTTCTGCAGAAGCTGCAAGTGCGCGGCCGTGGCGAAGCGGCGCACTCAATGCGAAAGCGCTCCCCCGCACATGACGGAGAAGCGCTTCATACGCCGATCAATCGGGCACCGCTCGCGCTTGCGACTAAATAA
- a CDS encoding isoaspartyl peptidase/L-asparaginase family protein, whose translation MSDVSLMIHGGAGAIRDPHRYEASLRAIVESGASLLAKRSSALEAVVHCVTLLEDDPLFNAGRGSVLNAEGAALCDASIMDGRTLKAGAVAAIRGVRNPVRLAYEVMEKSGHVLLVGAGAERFAREQHLAIESDDYFRTEERVAQLAKAKRKHEIALDHSDATDAKLGTVGAVARDRNGDLAAATSTGGVVNQRVGRVGDSPLIGAGTFADNVSCAVSCTGVGEDFIRTTLARTAACFVEFRSMQAEEAARAAIRYLVDRVDGRGGLILVDREGRCGRAHATPGMLTATFAEGVVRVETT comes from the coding sequence ATGAGCGACGTTTCTCTGATGATCCATGGCGGCGCCGGCGCGATTCGCGATCCGCATCGTTATGAGGCTTCCTTGCGCGCGATCGTTGAATCGGGCGCCAGTCTTCTTGCAAAGAGATCGTCGGCGCTCGAGGCGGTCGTTCACTGCGTCACGCTGCTCGAAGACGATCCGCTTTTCAACGCCGGTCGGGGTTCCGTGCTCAACGCCGAAGGCGCCGCCTTGTGCGACGCATCGATCATGGACGGCCGCACCCTCAAGGCAGGCGCCGTCGCAGCGATACGCGGCGTCAGAAATCCGGTGCGTCTGGCGTATGAAGTGATGGAGAAGAGCGGCCATGTGCTGCTTGTTGGCGCGGGAGCCGAGCGCTTCGCCCGAGAGCAGCATCTGGCGATCGAAAGCGACGACTACTTCAGGACCGAAGAACGCGTCGCGCAGCTCGCCAAGGCGAAGCGAAAGCACGAGATCGCACTCGATCATTCTGACGCGACCGATGCGAAGCTCGGAACGGTGGGCGCCGTCGCGCGCGATCGCAACGGCGATCTTGCAGCAGCGACGTCGACCGGCGGCGTCGTGAACCAGCGCGTCGGCCGCGTCGGCGATTCGCCGCTCATCGGCGCGGGAACCTTCGCCGATAACGTCAGTTGCGCGGTGTCCTGCACCGGCGTCGGCGAGGATTTCATCCGCACGACGCTGGCGCGCACCGCCGCCTGCTTCGTCGAATTTCGCTCGATGCAGGCTGAAGAAGCGGCCCGCGCCGCGATACGCTATCTCGTCGACAGAGTAGACGGCCGCGGCGGCCTCATTCTCGTCGATCGCGAGGGGAGATGCGGACGGGCGCACGCGACTCCGGGCATGCTGACGGCGACATTCGCCGAGGGCGTCGTACGGGTCGAGACAACATAG